A genomic region of Caulobacter sp. NIBR2454 contains the following coding sequences:
- the ilvC gene encoding ketol-acid reductoisomerase, with protein sequence MRVYYDRDADLARILDRKIAIVGYGSQGHAHALNLRDSGAKNVAVALRAGSPTAKKAEGEGLKVMTVADAAAWADLIMILAPDEHQAAIYKNDIAPNIRDGAALLFAHGLNVHFGLIEPKDTIDVLMVAPKGPGHTVRGEYQKGGGVPCLIAVHHNATGNALDLGLAYASAIGGGRSGIIETNFREECETDLFGEQAVLCGGTVELVRAGFEVLVEAGYAPEMAYFECLHELKLIVDLMYEGGIANMNYSISNTAEYGEYVTGPRIITPETKAEMKRVLEDIQSGKFVRDFMLENAVGQPSFKATRRRSAEHQIEEVGGRLRDMMPWIAKNKLVDTARN encoded by the coding sequence ATGCGCGTCTATTATGATCGCGACGCCGACCTCGCCCGCATCCTGGACAGGAAGATCGCGATCGTAGGCTATGGCAGCCAGGGCCACGCCCACGCGCTGAACCTTCGTGATTCAGGCGCCAAGAATGTCGCCGTCGCCCTGCGCGCCGGCTCGCCCACCGCCAAGAAGGCCGAGGGCGAAGGCCTGAAGGTCATGACCGTGGCCGACGCTGCGGCCTGGGCCGACCTGATCATGATCCTGGCTCCCGACGAGCACCAAGCCGCGATCTACAAGAACGACATCGCGCCCAACATCCGCGACGGCGCGGCCCTGCTGTTCGCCCACGGCTTGAACGTCCACTTCGGCCTCATCGAGCCCAAGGACACCATCGACGTGCTGATGGTCGCGCCCAAGGGCCCCGGCCACACCGTGCGCGGCGAGTACCAGAAGGGCGGCGGCGTGCCGTGCCTGATCGCGGTGCATCACAACGCCACCGGCAACGCCCTGGACCTGGGCCTGGCCTACGCCAGCGCCATCGGCGGCGGCCGTTCGGGCATCATCGAGACCAACTTCCGCGAGGAATGCGAAACCGACCTGTTCGGCGAGCAGGCCGTCCTGTGCGGCGGCACGGTCGAGCTGGTCCGCGCCGGCTTCGAAGTGCTGGTGGAAGCCGGCTACGCGCCGGAGATGGCGTATTTCGAGTGCCTGCACGAGCTGAAGCTGATCGTCGACCTCATGTACGAAGGCGGCATCGCCAACATGAACTACTCGATCTCCAACACGGCCGAGTACGGTGAGTACGTCACCGGCCCGCGGATCATCACCCCCGAGACCAAGGCCGAGATGAAGCGCGTGCTGGAGGACATCCAGTCGGGCAAGTTCGTGCGCGACTTCATGCTTGAGAACGCCGTGGGCCAGCCTTCCTTCAAGGCCACCCGTCGCCGTTCGGCCGAGCATCAGATCGAGGAAGTCGGCGGCCGTTTGCGCGACATGATGCCCTGGATCGCCAAGAACAAGCTGGTCGACACCGCCCGCAACTAG
- a CDS encoding nucleoside 2-deoxyribosyltransferase: MQRALCDAAGLIALLPDEANLLAQEPSEILARQIYAARMAAMRQADAAVIDLTPWRGPTADPGAAFEAGVLSGLGKPVFAYMNITTEDDADLATRLSGYVGIEVDDEGVVHDQDGCLVEDFELPETLMLWAEARRLFIVVTEDPLRDLTGLQLCLEAIRQYAG, encoded by the coding sequence ATGCAGCGCGCCCTGTGTGATGCGGCGGGGCTGATCGCCCTGCTGCCGGACGAGGCGAACCTGCTGGCGCAGGAACCATCGGAGATCCTGGCTCGCCAGATCTATGCCGCCCGCATGGCCGCCATGCGCCAGGCCGACGCGGCGGTGATCGACCTCACCCCCTGGCGCGGGCCGACAGCCGATCCTGGCGCGGCCTTCGAGGCGGGCGTGCTGTCGGGCCTGGGCAAGCCGGTGTTCGCCTATATGAACATCACCACAGAGGACGACGCGGACCTCGCAACCCGCCTGTCGGGCTATGTGGGCATAGAGGTCGATGACGAGGGCGTGGTCCATGATCAGGACGGCTGCCTGGTCGAGGACTTCGAACTGCCGGAGACTCTGATGCTGTGGGCTGAGGCGCGGCGGCTGTTCATCGTCGTCACCGAGGACCCGTTGCGCGATCTGACCGGGCTGCAGCTGTGCCTGGAGGCGATCAGGCAATACGCGGGCTAG
- a CDS encoding polyprenyl synthetase family protein: MVKVNALITDRMQSDVAIIPALADHLIAAGGKRLRPLITVAAARLAGASDDNCLKLAAAVEFIHTATLLHDDVVDGSQLRRGKVAAHLIWGGAQSVLVGDFLFARAFELMVETGSMKALEILARASRVIAEGEVLQLTRSHDLNLSQDVYIEIIGAKTAELFAAAAEAGAVSARVETVKATALRAYGMNLGLAFQLVDDALDYGGTTETLGKNAGDDFREGKATLPLLLAIARSGAKETEFWERTVGRREQTDADFAQVRELMVGTGALEATLDLAADYAQAAKAALKGFPANDWRDALEELADFSVSRRA; encoded by the coding sequence ATGGTGAAGGTGAACGCCCTCATCACCGACCGCATGCAGAGCGACGTCGCGATCATTCCCGCCCTGGCCGATCACCTGATCGCCGCCGGCGGCAAGCGCCTTCGTCCATTGATCACCGTCGCGGCTGCGCGTCTGGCCGGCGCGTCGGACGACAACTGCCTCAAGCTCGCCGCTGCGGTGGAGTTCATCCATACCGCCACCCTTCTGCACGATGACGTTGTGGACGGCAGCCAGCTACGTCGCGGCAAGGTCGCCGCCCACCTGATCTGGGGCGGGGCGCAGAGCGTCCTGGTCGGCGATTTCCTGTTCGCCCGCGCCTTTGAGCTGATGGTTGAAACCGGTTCGATGAAGGCGCTGGAGATCCTGGCCCGCGCTAGCCGGGTCATCGCCGAGGGCGAGGTGCTGCAGCTGACCCGCAGCCATGACCTGAACCTGTCGCAGGACGTCTATATCGAGATCATCGGCGCCAAGACGGCCGAGCTGTTCGCCGCCGCCGCCGAGGCTGGCGCGGTCTCGGCCCGGGTGGAGACGGTGAAGGCTACCGCCTTGCGCGCCTACGGCATGAACCTTGGCCTGGCGTTCCAGTTGGTCGATGACGCCCTCGACTACGGCGGGACGACCGAGACACTCGGCAAGAACGCCGGAGACGACTTCCGCGAAGGCAAGGCGACCCTGCCGCTGCTGCTGGCCATAGCCCGCAGCGGGGCCAAGGAAACCGAGTTCTGGGAGCGTACGGTGGGCCGCCGCGAGCAGACCGACGCCGACTTCGCCCAGGTGCGTGAACTGATGGTCGGCACGGGCGCGCTGGAGGCGACGCTGGACTTGGCCGCCGACTATGCCCAAGCCGCCAAGGCCGCCCTGAAGGGCTTCCCGGCCAACGACTGGCGTGACGCTCTTGAAGAGCTGGCCGACTTCTCCGTCAGCCGACGGGCCTAG
- a CDS encoding tRNA1(Val) (adenine(37)-N6)-methyltransferase, with product MDNVAEDRVLNGRVRLRQAAGGYRAGLDAALLAAACDAPDGARVMEAGCGAGGALLAAAVRRSGARFTGVERDPAAAALATQNAALNDLSDRVTILSGDVQAGFRDLGLEPFDAVMANPPFFDDPKALRAPAADKSGAWMADGGLEAWTAFLLKAVRENGTITIVHRADRLADILALLGAKAGSFRIRPIQPFADQPAKRVLVRAIKTGKAPLVLLPALVMHDRTGGKHTDEAEAILRGEAALGWT from the coding sequence GTGGATAACGTTGCGGAAGATCGAGTGTTGAATGGACGTGTCCGCCTGCGACAGGCGGCGGGCGGCTATCGCGCCGGACTGGACGCCGCCTTGCTGGCGGCCGCCTGCGACGCCCCTGACGGTGCAAGGGTTATGGAAGCCGGCTGCGGCGCGGGTGGAGCCCTGCTGGCGGCGGCGGTGCGGCGGTCGGGCGCGCGGTTCACGGGCGTGGAGCGCGATCCGGCTGCTGCGGCGCTCGCTACGCAAAACGCCGCTCTCAACGACCTTTCCGATCGTGTGACGATCCTGTCGGGCGACGTACAGGCTGGCTTCCGCGACCTTGGCCTGGAGCCTTTCGATGCCGTGATGGCCAATCCCCCATTCTTCGACGATCCGAAAGCCCTGCGCGCTCCGGCGGCGGACAAGAGCGGCGCCTGGATGGCCGATGGGGGGCTGGAGGCCTGGACGGCTTTCCTGCTCAAGGCCGTGCGCGAGAACGGGACCATCACCATCGTCCATCGCGCTGACCGTCTGGCCGATATTCTGGCGCTGTTGGGCGCCAAGGCCGGGTCGTTTCGAATCCGCCCCATCCAGCCCTTCGCCGACCAGCCCGCCAAGCGGGTGCTGGTGCGGGCGATCAAGACCGGCAAGGCGCCCCTGGTGCTGTTGCCCGCTCTGGTGATGCATGACCGGACAGGCGGCAAACACACGGACGAGGCCGAGGCCATCCTGCGCGGCGAGGCGGCGCTGGGCTGGACCTAG